From the Halobacterium zhouii genome, the window CGTGTCGGCAAGATATAGTTCGTATGTAGTCGAAAGGAGATCGGGGAGAGTATCGTAGTCGCCGTAGAGGTCTTCGTGGCCGATGGTGAGGTCTTCGATACGGACAATCGTCTGCCCTGGGTCAAGTCCGTCGTATTCGTAGTAATCTAGACTCCAGTCATCGGTCTCGAGATATTCCTCGTCGATGTAGTAGGCGTATCCCTGATCGGCTCCAGCGGCACGACTAGCCAACATAACGCTCTGCCCGATGGACAGTGATGCCTCGATTGCGCCGACGCCCGCCCATCCAATGCTATCGGAGAGTGAATATCCATCTGCGTCCGTTTGGCGCGACGCGCCGAGTGTAAGCCAGACATCTAACGAGTCTTCGGGAATCCCACCAGAACTGTCGCGTATTTCGAGGTAGTCCTCGCCGAGGACGAGCTCAATGTCAGTGCCTGAGAGTTCATTGACTCGGGCTGCGTCAATACTGTTGTCGCACAATTCGAGAACGGCCCGATCCGGATCCAGTGTTGAGAGACTCAGTAGTGCCGTTTTTTCCGGCGCGCCCGGAATTTCACCAACCTTTGAACGCAAACCCGCTAGAGGTCCAGAAGCGTCCCCGTCGTTCGTCGTGGGGTCAGTCATGCTGTATTATACACTCCCTTTTGGTCTCCGCCAGTATAAACCCTCCCAGAAGTGTACCGTACAAATCCAATCAGAGTGTTGGAGCTAGGTTTCTGTACTATACAGACGGAACCCCATTCATCTAAGCGCATTTCGGCGTGTTTCTGTATGCTAAGCGAGAAAGACTTATGTCTGTGGGTCTCGACAGTGCAGTTGCAACATGGCGAAAACAAAACTACAAGCGCTCAAGATACAGCAGAAGCCAGACGCACCCACAATGTACTCCACGGTGATTGACGCCGCGGAGACCCTCGAGTGGGCCGATGTCCCCCGGAAAAAGGACGACTTCATGGCGGGCTACCAGCGCGACCTCAACGAGCGCTACGACGACATCAAGGAATACCTCACTACGGACGACCAGAACATCATCCCCGGGGCTGTGCTCATCGGTGTCGACGAAGACGCGGTTAAGATCGATGAGGACGACGGTATCACGACGCTCACCATCGACCACGACCAGCACAACCCGGACGGATTAATCCAGGCGCAGTACGAGGAATTTTACGAGCGCCTCAGTGACGAGGAGCAGAAGTTCGTCGACGGGGAAATCAGCAACGATCCCGCCGAACATGAGAACGGGAGTATCCCTGCTTCACACCTCGCCGAGCTCACGAAGGAGCTCAAACAGGCCGCAGAGGACTGGGACAGCCTCAGCGACGACCGGCAGAAGGCCGTCTCCGATTATGTCAAGGGCCTCTCCGTTCCGGGCAACATCATCGACGGGCAGCACCGTCTCTGGGGTGCGAAGGAGGTCACGGAGTTCGACGTCGACTTTCCCGCCGTCATCATCCCCGGCCTAACGGACCCCGAGGAAGTCTTCCAGTTTTACGTCCTCAACAGCACTGCGTCGCCACTCAGCCGCGACCAACTGCACGCAGTCATCAGCACGTCGCTGTCGAACGGCGAACTGGAGGTCCTATTCGAGCGCTTCAAGCAGACCGGCATCCACGCTCGTGAGGCTAAGCTCTCGTACCGACTCCACCGTCGCGACGATTCCCCCTTCCAGCGCATGGTGGACTTCGGCCTGCCTAACAGCCAGGGAATCATCAAAGAGAGCATCGCCTTCAACCTCGTGAAGTCGTTCGTCAAGCCCAACGCCTCGTACAAGCGACTGTACGGCGGGGTCAACGACTGGGAGCAGGACCCGGACTACGACTACCGGTTGAAGGTGTTCCTCACGTTCTGGAACGCCGTCACTGACGAATACTCGGACGCATGGGAGACGGCCCGCGAGCCCGACGCCACCGACGTCGAACGACAAATCACCCAAAAGATCGCGCTCGACACTCTCCAGGAGTTCCTGCTCGACCGTCTCAAACTCCTCAGCACGCCGGTGATGGGCGGTCGTAGCGCCGACACTATGTTCGGGGATCTCGACGCGATCGATGAGGGGGTCCGCATGGTTCTAGCAGACCTGCCCGAGGAGTTCTTCACTCGCGAGTGGACCGAATCGAGTCTCAACACACACCAGGGCCGAGAGTTCTTCCGCGAGCAGATGGAAAAGGCCTCCAACGACCGGCAGATCGGCTCGATGAAGCTGTTCAAGAAAACGAAGTAACAGCCTCATGAGCCTCGAGTCTCTTGAATTAGCCTGCTACCGTCTCTTTCTCGACCCCAGGAGCGACGCGGCGACCACTGAAGACGCTCACATGCCGCAGGCGCAGGCACACGTAGAGCAAGCGGTGGACGCAAACGCGGAACTGACTGAGCGGTATCGGACGGAACTACAACTCCGACTGACACTCCACCTTTCGCCGCCGTCGGCCATCGAGTACGACCCAATGGGGCGGCGCTCCCGTGCGAGCCTCATCGAAGAGTACATGACCGACACGTTAGAATTCGACGCAGACCACCCCGACGTGCACTCGATCGCCCAGCGTGTCGCGACGCTGCTCGACCAGTGGGAGAGCGGTAGTTCCGGCGGAACGGACTGGCAGAAAGACGAGTTGCTTCGCGAACAGGAGTGTCGGTGCGCACACTGTCATGCACCGCTGGATGACGTGCCAGTGACCCTGACCAACAACGACCCGTACAAGCCGTACGGGAGCGGAATCGGTCACCGCACCGAGGTTGACCACATCAAGGCCGCCTCGATGTTCGGCAACGACGACCTCGAGAACCTCCAAGCGACGTGCCAACTTTGTAATCGCGCGAAAAACAACGACCTCACAATCCCCTCCGAGACGGAATTCGAGCATGCTGCAAGCGCGATTAACGACGTGCCGGCGTTCTACCGCGCACGGGTAGTGTATCACGTCATTAATCAGGGCAATCGCAAATGTGCACGCTGCGGTGAGCGCGGGCATGAACTCACCATTCGGCCGATACACGCAAATGGCCCCTACGTCCGGTCGAACTTGGAACCGGTCTGTGTCTCGTGTCTCGGTTGGCTCAACGCCACCGAGGAATCGGATGGTGACTGACATCCTGCTTCAGATACACCGTATCACGTCCTTTATCCGGGGTGTCCATCGACCAGATGAGCGCGATGATTCAGGATGCACGTGCCCTCCGGCAGATGTTCGTGCCAGCGGAACTGCGGCACCGCGAGGGCGATGTCGACGCTGTATCGAGTCACCTCCGCCCAATTGAGAACGGTCTCGCCGGCGACGACGTCCTCCTCACCGGCCCCTCGGGGACGGGGAAGAGCACGCTCGCACGGTTCGTCACGCAGGAACTAGAACAGGCGACCCTCGATGTCCGGACGGGGTGTGTGACGTGTACGAGTGATTCGAGCAAGACCGAAGCCCTCTACGCGCTCGTGCGCGACCTCGGTATTGGGAAACCAATTCCGCGGACGTCCGCGTCGACGAGTCTGCTACTCGACCGGATTCGAGAGGCCGACGACCAACTCGTGCTCGTCGTCGACGAGGTCGACCAACTCGCCGATCGAAGTATTCTCGCGACGCTTTACGAGATTCCTCACGTCACGATGCTCATGGTGTGCATCGACGGCGACGTGCTACTCGCAGACGCCGAGCCACGTGTCCAGTCTCGACTTTGGACTGCCGCGAGCGTCACCCTTGAGCCGTACTCCCGCGGGCAACTCGCGGACATCGTGATGGCTCGCGCAAACGCTGGATTGCACGCCGGGACGTTCTCCCAGGCGAGCGCCGACAAAATCGGTGACCTCGCCGCTGGCGACGCTCACTACGCGATCGCGTTGCTCCGCCGTGCAGCCCGGGAGGCCACGACCGAAGGTGTCGACCGCATCACGCCGTCGCTCATCGAGGAAGTCACCGGAGACGCGTACCGCGAGCGTCGGGAGCAGAAGGTCAACGGACTCTCTACGCACCACCGCCTGCTCTACGACATCATCGAGGAACACGGCGAGATCAGCGCAGGGGACCTCCATGCGACCTACGAGGAACGCGCACAGGACCCTCGAGCCCGGAGTTCGCGGCGCCGGTATCTGCACGTCCTGGAAAACTACGACCTCGTCGAAAAAGAGGGTGCGACCCGCGACGCCGTCTATCGACAGAAGTAGCTAAACGATTGCTCGCTCTTTCGTCCATGATTCACGAACCGTCGTTCGTCACGTTACACGTCAGGTTTCCGGCGCGCTACTGAATCTGCGCGCAATTCGTCCGCACGCACCGGCTAGCCAAGTGGCGGCGACACCGCGTTTCGAGTGGATGTCTCAGACAACGCACCGACGTGCGACGCTGGCGTCGACGACTAGTGGCGAAGGGGCGGGGAGGGGAGCGTAATGCCGGCCGTCTTCCCATTCCCAGGTGGGAAAGCTCGGCTCTCCTCGTGGGTGATCAACCATCTGCCCGAGCACGAGTGTTACGTAGAACTGTTCGGCGGCGCCGCGAGCGTCCTCGTGAACAAGGAACCTGCGAGTTCGGAGATCTACAACGACAAGGACGGCGACCTCATCCACTTCTTTCGCGTGCTCCGCGACGACCCCGAAGGCCTCGTCGACTGGATCGACGCCGTGCCCTACGCCCGCGAGCTCCACGAGCGCTGGGTCGAACAGTTTTACCAGGGCTACCGGCCGAAAGACGACTACGCATGCGCTGGCCGGTTCTTCTACTTACGGTATAGCCAGTGGGGCGCGAAGTACCAGGGACCATCCGGGTTCGGGACTGGAAAGACGCGGAACCAGGCCGTGACGTTCGCGAACAAGATCGAGAAACTCGGGGATTCGCCGACCGCTTCGAGGGGGTGATTGTCGAGAATCTCGACTGGCAGGACGCCGTCGAGACGTACGACAGCCCGGATACGGTGTTCTACGCCGACCCGCCCTATCTCGACCTCGAGGAGTACTATCCCGAGAGTGACGTCGTTCACGACGATCTCTTGGAGACGCTTCTCGAGGTCGAAGGTGACGCCGTGATATCATACGCGGACGTTCCAGATGGGGCAGAGGACTATTGGATCGTCGGGAAGGACTCGAACTTCGTGATGAACGCCGGACAGAGCGGGGAAGCAAAGGACTGCCGAGAACACTTACTCATGAATTTTAAACCATAGCGGCCTGGAAGTGATTCGACGCCGAGAATCAGTCCGCCACGTCAAACGTCGCCTGTTGAGCGAAGCCCTCCAAGTCAGGGCGTTTTTGTTCGAACTCGTCCGGTGAAAGAGAGCCACATCGGAGTGTGTAAATCCGTTCCTGATCGGCTTCGGAGAATCCACAGTTGTAGACTGCTTCCTTGAGGTAGTAGCCGAGAGCCTCACCGAGGTAAGGGGGGACGGCATTCCCAATCTGTTTCCGACGCGAGACAAGGCCTCCCTCGAACTGATACGAATCCGGGAACGTCTGGAGTCGCGCACCTTCACGAGGAGTGAGTCCTCGGTCCTGGAAGGGGTGAATACAGCGTGCACTCGACGGCTTAGACATGTTCGAGGTAATTGCGACTGCGGGAGCGTCTGACTGCAGGCGGGAGTACGAATTGTGGTATCCAGAGGAGGGCTGCAACTCGTCGGGAATGGCCGTTCGGTTCCCACCGTCCGGGATGTGAGAGATCATCTCGACCATGTCGGCCGTGTGATTGGCCGCTTGGTGCGACGTGAGGTCGTCATTGTCCCCCCGAAGATCTTGTTGAAGAATCGTCTTAGGGGGTTCGGCGTACTGCTCGACCTGCTCACCTGCAGAGACCTCTGGAAGGTCACCAATTGCGTCGATCACGCCGGGCGTCTCGACCGGTTCTAATTCGAATCCATCTAGCGGGTACTCTGGACGGCCGTTCTTGAACGCGAGCACGACGAGGCGACGCCGGTGTTGGGGGACTCCGAAATCTGAGGAGGTCACGACGCGATACGTGACACTGTACCCCATCTTGTCGAAAGACTTCTCGACGGCGTCGAGGAACTTCCCGTCGGCAGTGTTCTGCATGCCACGGACGTTCTCGAAGAGCGCGGCCTCCGGGCGAAGTTCGTCCACCCACTCGATGAAGTACGTGAAGAGGTGGTTGCGATCGTCAGAGCCGTCCGGACTCACGACCTCCGAAAATCCCTGGCATGGAGGCCCACCTGCGACGAGGTCGACCGTGTCGCTACCGACGAGGTCCGAGATCTCCCCTCGTTCGATGTCTCGAATGTCTTCAGAGAGGTCGTTCGGGTCCCATCCGTCTCTGTTGTTCGCGAAGGAGGTACGGGCGTCAGCGTCGACTTCGACGGCGTGGGTGAGGGTGAAACCGGCTTTTTCGAGGCCAGTTGAAAGACCGCCGGCACCGGCGAAGAGATCGACGTACGTCAGCTCCTCACTCATTGCACTGCATTACAATCTGGCTCGTACTTAATCATTCGTCTCCCACGAAGACCGCCAGATTGGTAACCTAGTGGTGGTTTTTGCTTGTTACTCAGACGTTACCAACTTGCTACCTCAGAACTGATGACATTGACAACGGATCAGATCGACGGCGAGGATTTGCGTACGAAGTGCTCCCATCCGGTTGGGTTCGAATCGCAGACGCTGACACCAACCTCACGGAGGAGTCGCTAACATGTCTGTGGACCGCTCAGAGTTGGAAGAGGAAGCCGTCGAACAGTTCATCTACAGCCATTTCCGTGACGAGTATCAGCATGACAAGTCGGCGGTTTCGGCAGCCGAGCAGGAGACCATCGACGAACTGGTTGAACTCGCGGAGAGCTACTTCGATGGGTCGAAAGGAACGCTTGGGCTAGCACTCGACTTCGTCATAGTTGGTGAGCAGATCTCCCAAACAGACGACGCAGTCAACGGTTACGACTCGTCCGTCAAAGTCGACGACGTGTTGGACCAGTACGATCAGGTTGCGAAGTCCACGCTCACGCTCGAACTCGACGGCGAGAGATATGGCATCCGTCCGGTCCATAACGAGGTCATCACCCTCTTTCGAGAGGAGTTGAATCGGACGAACTTCCCCAGTTCGCCCGGGCACCACACCGGTGAGTGGAAGCGCTACGACGACATGCTGGAGGTAGCCTTCCAGTTGTCCCGCCCTGGCCGCTACGAAGCAACTCAGCGACTCATCGACGTGGGGCTCGACCGCCTAGAACAGCAGAGTCTCCCCACGAGGGAACCGCCGTTCTCGAATCCGTTTCACGAGATTCTCCAGCATTACGAGCGGTCGCACCCCGACGAAAATGGGGGCGCCGCGTATCAGGCGTTCGCGTATGGGTACGTCAAAGCGAAGTGGACGCATCTTTCGCTCACGGCGAGTAAAGTCCGGACGGGTTCCTCTCGGCAGAACCGATATGGGGACATCGACGGGTACGTCGGTCCTGACCTGATGCTATCCGTGGAAGTAAAAGACCGGGACATCACCCAGGGCAACGTCAAAGACGAGCTTGGCGTGATGATGCAGCTTGCGAATGACACGACTGCAATGGTCATCGCACTCTGCCGGTCGGTCTCTCCGGACGCTCAGGAATTGCTCGAGTCGGAGGGCGTCACCGTGATCACCGACGCTGACCTCGAGCAAGAGATAAAATCGTGGGACTACCACCAGCAGGATCGGGCGACGCAAGGAATGGTCCACTACTTCTATCACATCGAGGAAAACCCCCGTGCCGTCCAGCGACTCCTCCGATTCATCGAGGAAGTCGACCCGGAGAACACGGCGCTGGCGCACTTGAACGACTAGTTCTCAACGCGCTCGGTTTGGTAGTACGAGCAAATGTTCGCCATCGGGCATTCCTCGCAGTTCGGGTTCGTAGACGTGCAGATGGCCGCGCCAAGATCGAGCAGCGCGAGGTTGAAGCGACGAAATTCCTCGTCCGGGAGCATTCGTTCTGCGTAGTTCCAGGCCTCCTGGTCTTCACTATCCGTGAAGTCCCGGTCGAAGACGCGATTGTAGACGCGAGTAACGTTCGTGTCAACGATTGGGCGGCGTTCTCCAGCACCGAAGCAACGGACGGCGTTCGCGACGTAGTAATCCACCCAAGGAAGCTCTCGGATATCGTCGACGTCCTCCGGGATTGGTTTCCCCGACAGGCGTTCGCCAAGCTTGACCAGAGCATTTGCTCGGCGGTTATGGAGTCCCAGCGGTTCAATGAGAGCAGCCAACTCGTCTGCCTCTGCGTTCGCCAATGACTCGAAATCGGGGTATCGTCGAAGAAGTTCCTCATAGACCGGTTCCACCTTCGTCGCTAGCGTCGCGCTCAGGAGGATCTCCGCGACCAACACTTCGTACGTAGTGGCCTTATCTCGCCAGGGAAAGTCTCGGAGGTTCCCCTCACTCCAATCCAGGAGTTGACGCTGGAATGTTTCCTTTCGACTAGAACCGCCCATCACGCTCGAATAACTCACTCAGCGCTTTGTATCTTCTCTCGTCTCAGTCAACAATCTACTCTACGACGAGTCAACCACGCCTCTTTCTCCTTCGCTTCGACCCACGTCCCACAGATCGCTAGACTCGTACCAGCAGAGGGACTGATATCGAGGCGCTCGTACGCGTCGTAGCTCGGTTCCTCACCGAGTATCTCGGCGGCCTCCTGAATCGCCTCGAGGCAGTCAGCTTCCGAATACTGGCGGCCACGCTTGTGCTCGAGGCCGAGTGCCTCCTTCGCGGCGATCCAGCCGCCGCAGCGCGCGATGATGGTGTTGTAGGACGGCGAGATGTCGAGGCCCTTGTACTCGTCGACGGTCGGCGGATGGCCGAGCTCGTCGACGGCGTCCTGGAGGGCTTCGAGGCATTCTTCTTTTGTATACACCATTCCGAGTCGGCCAAACATTACCGAAACCCAACTGAGTAGTTGCCGGTCTAACCGGGCGCTTCCGACTTAGAAAGAGACCACCCCCGCTGCGGGTTGAGTCTGATGATTTCGCCGCAAAGTTTGACAATCTCTTCTTACTGCTCGACGGGCATTGAGAAGAAAATCGGCTACTTCGCCTCGTCATTGTTCTGTATACGGCTGAGATGTGGCCGCTCAGAAGGTAGCGTAGGAGAGGATGTCTTAGTTCGGCTGCTCGTTAACCACAAGGAGCCAGCATAGCGGTTGCCAGCCCTAGTCAAACCCGGGTACCTGTCCTAGTAGAGTTGAAAGTTCTGCGCCATACCGAGTCGGAGACAGTTAGGGCTGGAGTAGGTGGGGCGGATGGAGTTGAAGTGGTAACGCAAACTCTATCGCTGTTACCTTGATTCACTCACTTTCCTAGGCAAGATTTATCACTTTACTATTTGGATAAGTGCCTAATGCCTGACCTTACGGAGGATGACTTTTGGACTGGCCCACAGAAAGAAGTAATCAACCATCAGGAAGGCCCGCTGCAGGTAATTGCTTGTGCAGGATCTGGCAAGACACATACAATTTCTGCCCGGATTGCTCAGATGGTCCACGACGGCGTGGACCGAGACCAAATACTTGCATTTACTTTCACCGAAAACGCTGCTGAGGAACTCCAAGTCCGAATTCGAGAGATGATGCAAGAGGCAAATCCAAACAACCCCATTTTGGGGAACATGTACGTAGGTACGATTCACGGATTTTGCTTAGACAGGGTTCTTCACGAGTTTGATCCTGATACACTCAGTTACGACGTTCTCAATGATAATCAGCTGTCTGCATTCCTTGCGAACAATTATCCTCACCTTGGTCTCTACGAAATTGGTGAAGAGGATGAATATCCCTACACCAAAGCCCAGCAGATTAATCGCTTCAAGAAGGACATAGACGCACTTCGCCGAGAATTGATTGAGGAAGATGTCCGAGCGTCCGGAGATGGACTTACTCAGGAGTTCTTGGAAGTCTATGATGCTTTCCAAGAGGAAATGGAGGACTCTCACTTCTACGACTATCAGGAGATAATCTACGAGACAGTCCAGCGTCTACAACAGGATGAAGAACTACTTGAGAAAGTACAAAGTCAATACGAGTACATCATAGTTGACGAGTATCAGGACGTAAACACCGCACAAGAGGAACTTATCCAGCTCATCGCAGGCGAAGAGAAGAATGTCTGTGTGGTCGGCGACGATGATCAGGCGATCTTCCGCTGGAGGGGTGCTCAGGTAGATAACTTCCTCTCGTTTGAAGATCGATACGAGGCAGATGTCATCCGGCTAGAGGAAAACCACAGATCTACTGAAGCAATTGTTGACATTGCTCACTCCAGTATTCAGCGTAACACCAGACGCCTCCCGAAACAGATGCGTTCAGATAGCAACTATGACGTGGGAGATATCTACCAGTACTTCTTCGACCGAGACCAAGAAGAGGTAGAATTCATCGCGGACAAGATTGAACACCACCATCACACGCGGTTCGAAGACCCTACCACTAGGGAGGAACGCGCTCTTACCTACGGCGACTTCGCGATTCTATTCCGTCGGAAGAGAGATATGGATTTAATTCAGGAGGAACTCGAGGAACGCGGCATTCCATATACTGTCCGGGGGAGAGACAACCTGTTTGGACGCCCGGAAACCGAGTTCCTCAGGCTGGCGTTCGGGTACATCGCCAGA encodes:
- a CDS encoding HNH endonuclease; this translates as MPQAQAHVEQAVDANAELTERYRTELQLRLTLHLSPPSAIEYDPMGRRSRASLIEEYMTDTLEFDADHPDVHSIAQRVATLLDQWESGSSGGTDWQKDELLREQECRCAHCHAPLDDVPVTLTNNDPYKPYGSGIGHRTEVDHIKAASMFGNDDLENLQATCQLCNRAKNNDLTIPSETEFEHAASAINDVPAFYRARVVYHVINQGNRKCARCGERGHELTIRPIHANGPYVRSNLEPVCVSCLGWLNATEESDGD
- a CDS encoding Cdc6/Cdc18 family protein, which translates into the protein MSIDQMSAMIQDARALRQMFVPAELRHREGDVDAVSSHLRPIENGLAGDDVLLTGPSGTGKSTLARFVTQELEQATLDVRTGCVTCTSDSSKTEALYALVRDLGIGKPIPRTSASTSLLLDRIREADDQLVLVVDEVDQLADRSILATLYEIPHVTMLMVCIDGDVLLADAEPRVQSRLWTAASVTLEPYSRGQLADIVMARANAGLHAGTFSQASADKIGDLAAGDAHYAIALLRRAAREATTEGVDRITPSLIEEVTGDAYRERREQKVNGLSTHHRLLYDIIEEHGEISAGDLHATYEERAQDPRARSSRRRYLHVLENYDLVEKEGATRDAVYRQK
- a CDS encoding DNA adenine methylase, encoding MPAVFPFPGGKARLSSWVINHLPEHECYVELFGGAASVLVNKEPASSEIYNDKDGDLIHFFRVLRDDPEGLVDWIDAVPYARELHERWVEQFYQGYRPKDDYACAGRFFYLRYSQWGAKYQGPSGFGTGKTRNQAVTFANKIEKLGDSPTASRG
- a CDS encoding DNA cytosine methyltransferase; this encodes MSEELTYVDLFAGAGGLSTGLEKAGFTLTHAVEVDADARTSFANNRDGWDPNDLSEDIRDIERGEISDLVGSDTVDLVAGGPPCQGFSEVVSPDGSDDRNHLFTYFIEWVDELRPEAALFENVRGMQNTADGKFLDAVEKSFDKMGYSVTYRVVTSSDFGVPQHRRRLVVLAFKNGRPEYPLDGFELEPVETPGVIDAIGDLPEVSAGEQVEQYAEPPKTILQQDLRGDNDDLTSHQAANHTADMVEMISHIPDGGNRTAIPDELQPSSGYHNSYSRLQSDAPAVAITSNMSKPSSARCIHPFQDRGLTPREGARLQTFPDSYQFEGGLVSRRKQIGNAVPPYLGEALGYYLKEAVYNCGFSEADQERIYTLRCGSLSPDEFEQKRPDLEGFAQQATFDVAD
- a CDS encoding homing endonuclease associated repeat-containing protein, whose product is MVYTKEECLEALQDAVDELGHPPTVDEYKGLDISPSYNTIIARCGGWIAAKEALGLEHKRGRQYSEADCLEAIQEAAEILGEEPSYDAYERLDISPSAGTSLAICGTWVEAKEKEAWLTRRRVDC